A portion of the Betta splendens chromosome 2, fBetSpl5.4, whole genome shotgun sequence genome contains these proteins:
- the ap1s1 gene encoding AP-1 complex subunit sigma-1A yields the protein MMRFMLLFSRQGKLRLQKWYTATAERDKKKMVRELMQIVLARKPKMCSFLEWRDLKIVYKRYASLYFCCAIEEQDNELITLEVIHRFVELLDKYFGSVCELDIIFNFEKAYFILDEFLMGGEIQDTSKKSVLKAIEQADLLQEEDESPRSVLEEMGLA from the exons ATGCGTTTCATGCTGCTTTTCAGCAGGCAGGGGAAGCTGCGGCTACAGAAGTGGTACACGGCCACTGCCGAGCGTGACAAAAAGAAGATGGTGAGGGAGCTGATGCAGATAGTGCTTGCCCGCAAACCAAAGATGTGCAGCTTTCTGGAATGGAGGGACCTCAAGATTGTCTATAAAAG atACGCTAGCTTGTACTTCTGCTGTGCAATTGAAGAGCAAGACAATGAGCTAATCACACTTGAAGTCATCCATCGCTTCGTAGAGCTGCTGGATAAATACTTCGGCAGT GTGTGTGAGCTGGACATTATATTTAACTTTGAGAAGGCCTACTTCATTCTAGACGAGTTCCTCATGGGAGGAGAGATTCAGGACACGTCTAAGAAGAGCGTCCTCAAAGCTATTGAACAAGCTGACCTACTGCAGGAG gaggATGAGTCACCCAGGAGTGTGTTGGAGGAGATGGGCTTGGCGTAG
- the vgf gene encoding neurosecretory protein VGF: MTGHCRASNALALLLLLTGASFLHPSDSHPVGSALEEEEAGRRARTDEERRPAPKDDAGDELFEDVDPKTLAAVLLEALNHSHVERRGEEGDRVEEERKSEEGEVKEEDTEEDLDGDQEIRRLLATRGNDKEKEEEEERRKAQEEEEAMTEKVTSRTTSHTAQVQAEHQLSGPGNSPDGAEQQKGPSAPEQGSNEKEEQLSSGELKSLEAMMKEFPRVNAAAKRDGDGREKQRESRGYSSHGGSTLAMSKKKLKWQEETQKAMNFPTFRGGNFMDDVVGSDYDTYAAQSPPPAAKAEAEAGGAEPEQREEEEEEEEEEEVLSPEEEEARARAEQEEMRRQAAEAQRAKMEEEKLADIASDMLLRYMVKQGGGRKYGGAPANAAEDKRSNEVLEVTEEDDIDPQTIDKLIEISSKLHLPADDVVDIISDVEKKKKKNASPEAAARWRRPGGAGAASSAAAAAALFPPNDGLRTPEGPDDERNEPVSRQPATAVNRLKAWFRDRAPTKSLDLWSRPPKPPLAEPGLRPKPQKPLPVYQDLWLKPPVSVWSSHRSYPSYYQRYPDAYPVYAPPPSRPKFRYYVRKPALNLDALLRGAAPRRYVDWARPWLRKRPLELQPRRYYASYPLPPQPWTFPPAPVPRSRPLPRTAAAPAPQRRLYYPAPAPAAEELRKMFMNRPRLLD, translated from the coding sequence ATGACTGGACACTGTCGCGCCTCTAACGCGCTGgcgctccttctcctgctgACGGGGGCTTCCTTCCTCCACCCGTCCGACTCCCACCCCGTCGGCTCcgctctggaggaggaggaggcgggacgAAGGGCAAGAACGGACGAGGAGCGGCGGCCGGCGCCGAAAGACGACGCAGGAGACGAGCTCTTCGAGGATGTGGACCCCAAAACTCTAGCAGCCGTTTTACTGGAGGCACTGAATCACTCACatgtggagaggagaggggaagagggcgatagggtggaggaggagaggaagtctGAGGAGGGAGAGGTTAAAGAGGAGGACACGGAGGAAGACTTAGATGGAGATCAGGAGATAAGGAGGTTGTTGGCCACGCGGGGCAACGAtaaggaaaaggaagaggaggaggagaggaggaaagctcaggaagaagaagaggccaTGACAGAGAAAGTCACGAGTCGCACCACCAGCCACACAGCGCAGGTCCAGGCTGAGCATCAGCTCTCCGGTCCAGGCAACAGCCCGGACGGTGCTGAGCAACAGAAGGGGCCGAGCGCACCTGAGCAAGGCAGCaacgagaaggaggagcagctcagctccGGGGAGCTGAAGAGCCTCGAGGCGATGATGAAGGAGTTCCCGCGCGTGAACGCGGCCGCGAAGAGGGACGGCGACGgccgggagaagcagagggagagcagaggctACAGCAGCCACGGCGGCAGCACCCTGGCCATGtccaagaagaagctgaagtggcaggaggagacgcagaAGGCCATGAACTTCCCGACCTTCAGGGGAGGCAATTTCATGGATGATGTGGTGGGAAGTGATTACGACACATATGCAGCGCAATCCCCGCCTCCAGCAGCgaaggcggaggcggaggcgggggGCGCTGAGccggagcagagggaggaggaggaggaggaggaggaggaggaggaggtgctgagccccgaggaggaggaggcccgggccagagcggagcaggaggagatgaggcgGCAGGCCGCCGAGGCGCAGAGGgccaagatggaggaggagaagctggccGACATCGCCTCCGACATGCTGCTGCGCTACATGGTCAAACAGGGCGGCGGCAGGAAGTACGGCGGCGCGCCGGCCAACGCCGCCGAGGACAAGAGGTCCAACGAGGTGCTGGAGGTCACGGAGGAGGACGACATCGACCCGCAGACCATCGACAAGCTGATCGAGATCTCCAGCAAGCTGCACCTGCCGGCCGACGACGTGGTCGACATCATCAGCGacgtggagaagaagaagaagaagaacgcgAGCCCGGAGGCGGCGGCCCGCTGGCGCCggcccggcggcgccggcgccgcctcgtccgccgccgccgccgccgcgctgttCCCCCCCAACGACGGCCTCCGGACGCCCGAAGGCCCCGACGACGAAAGAAACGAGCCCGTCTCCAGGCAACCCGCAACCGCCGTCAACCGGCTGAAGGCGTGGTTCCGGGACAGAGCTCCGACCAAGTCCCTGGACCTGTGGAGCCGACCCCCCAAGCCCCCGCTGGCCGAGCCGGGTCTCCGGCCCAAACCCCAGAAGCCTCTGCCCGTTTATCAGGACCTCTGGCTCAAACCGCCCGTGTCCGTTTGGAGCAGCCACCGCTCGTACCCGTCCTACTACCAGCGCTACCCGGACGCCTACCCCGTCTacgcgccccccccctccaggcCCAAGTTCCGCTACTACGTCCGCAAACCCGCCCTGAACCTGGACGCCCTGCTGAGGGGCGCGGCCCCGCGCCGCTACGTGGACTGGGCGCGGCCCTGGCTCCGGAAGCGCCCCCTGGAGCTCCAGCCCCGGCGCTACTACGCCTCCTACCCGCTCCCGCCGCAGCCCTGGACGTTTCCGCCTGCGCCCGTGCCCAGGTCCCGGCCCCTCCCCCGCACGGCGGCCGCCCCCGCCCCGCAGAGGCGCCTCTACtacccggcgccggcgcccgcggccgaggagctgaggaagatgTTCATGAACAGGCCCAGGCTGCTGGACtga